Proteins found in one Methanospirillum hungatei JF-1 genomic segment:
- a CDS encoding 4Fe-4S binding protein has translation MRFIQNYLEFFFRKKWIINFLHPRTEPLETPLHARGVPEITGRACTHCYLCQMICPAPGALEVKKTGRPAVWNPHIYPGHCIRCGLCVEICPEVVLESGRIFQKATRSETWMNYSIHIRINPVTCIGCGSCAVACPINRQTDPVLTSKGTVTTDEVILAVENGIAHVFHEEKCTGCSTCEEQCPTRSIQVSRILEMNQGYIYEDELDEPE, from the coding sequence GTGCGATTCATTCAGAACTACCTGGAATTCTTTTTTCGAAAGAAATGGATTATTAATTTTCTTCATCCACGCACGGAGCCTCTGGAAACTCCTCTTCATGCACGGGGTGTCCCGGAAATTACCGGGAGGGCATGTACCCATTGTTATCTCTGTCAGATGATCTGTCCGGCTCCTGGTGCCCTGGAAGTGAAAAAAACAGGAAGGCCTGCGGTATGGAACCCCCATATTTATCCAGGTCATTGTATCAGATGTGGACTATGTGTTGAAATCTGCCCGGAAGTAGTACTGGAATCAGGAAGAATATTCCAAAAAGCAACCAGATCAGAGACCTGGATGAATTATTCTATTCATATCCGGATTAATCCGGTCACATGTATTGGATGTGGTAGTTGTGCAGTTGCATGTCCGATTAACCGGCAGACAGACCCGGTTCTCACATCGAAGGGAACGGTAACCACAGATGAAGTAATTCTTGCCGTAGAGAACGGGATAGCACACGTGTTCCATGAGGAAAAATGCACCGGATGCTCAACATGTGAAGAACAATGTCCCACCAGATCGATTCAGGTCAGCAGGATTTTGGAGATGAACCAGGGATACATCTACGAAGATGAACTGGATGAACCAGAATAA
- a CDS encoding molybdenum cofactor synthesis domain-containing protein, with protein sequence MSRFLTLIPYLAAQRILKTSAKPRYLIRTIQVTKSHGHICHEPVYSRLTVPNSAVSKRDGYVINASDTFNASDSDPVQLSVFDQVHTGSPIPEGFDAVVMHEDIREDVNGNITILKPARPGQNIQKAGSEIKTGEMIIPADHVISPEDIGAMIGYGITSVQVKKIVVGLIPTGDELKEPCTAPGPGEVIASNCEMLAASLVTIGIETFIYPIIPDDPKKIRDTVEEAVGECSFVIISGGSSTGCRDHTKDVLTAIGTILYHGVAMRPGKTTLAAIVQDIPVFGVPGTPAGALAVLRGLIIPWLSDIGYPVPIHHSIPVTLADSVPSELGTDDFVLMVVGKVGDEYKAMMVPREGGQISAVKSNAVLHIARNSEGIGKGKKSLVHMTRCSPPPDNIYLFYGMYDPILDVLDQYLRKLNKRIYVREASLESTLLSMQKNTVHGGIIIRPRNNGLNVLEHGYTNTHQKLCTITVADREYILAASVFPNYDSLKEFAFPKIPDHSFLYEIQEQFILNHQINPLLIERIEPECKTELEIVQQIIQEKIDFGPCSASLASEYDLFGPVIGSERIDLIVKQDDAQSEQINALQEILSSEEWRSESGHLQGYNLKRSGQICCLKEH encoded by the coding sequence GTGAGCCGTTTTTTAACGCTCATCCCGTACCTTGCTGCACAAAGAATTCTGAAGACGTCTGCGAAACCTAGATACCTGATCAGAACGATTCAGGTTACAAAAAGTCATGGCCATATCTGCCATGAACCAGTATACTCCAGGCTTACAGTCCCGAATAGTGCAGTATCCAAAAGGGATGGGTATGTAATTAATGCCTCTGATACATTCAATGCATCGGATTCTGACCCGGTACAACTGAGTGTATTTGATCAGGTTCATACCGGGTCACCGATACCGGAAGGATTTGATGCCGTAGTTATGCATGAGGATATCAGAGAGGATGTCAATGGCAACATAACCATACTAAAACCAGCACGACCAGGGCAGAATATTCAAAAAGCAGGAAGTGAAATCAAGACCGGAGAAATGATTATTCCTGCAGATCACGTGATTTCTCCTGAGGATATTGGAGCGATGATTGGATATGGGATTACATCGGTGCAGGTTAAAAAAATTGTTGTGGGACTAATCCCAACGGGAGATGAATTAAAAGAACCCTGTACAGCACCAGGCCCTGGTGAGGTGATTGCAAGCAATTGTGAGATGTTAGCAGCCTCTCTTGTAACTATTGGTATAGAAACATTTATCTATCCCATAATACCCGATGATCCAAAAAAAATACGGGATACAGTGGAAGAAGCCGTCGGGGAATGTTCCTTTGTTATCATATCAGGTGGGTCTTCAACAGGATGTCGTGATCATACGAAAGATGTGTTGACCGCGATAGGAACAATTCTGTATCATGGAGTTGCCATGCGGCCTGGAAAAACCACACTCGCAGCGATTGTTCAGGATATTCCTGTCTTTGGAGTCCCCGGAACTCCAGCAGGAGCTCTTGCAGTCCTCCGCGGACTGATTATCCCCTGGCTTTCAGATATCGGATATCCTGTACCAATCCACCATTCCATACCGGTTACTCTGGCAGATTCTGTACCGAGTGAGCTGGGTACCGATGATTTTGTTCTGATGGTCGTAGGAAAGGTAGGTGATGAGTATAAAGCAATGATGGTTCCTCGCGAAGGTGGCCAGATCTCAGCAGTGAAATCTAATGCAGTCCTGCATATTGCCCGAAATAGTGAGGGAATAGGAAAGGGAAAAAAAAGCCTGGTTCATATGACAAGATGTTCTCCTCCACCTGACAATATCTATCTATTCTACGGGATGTATGATCCTATCCTTGACGTTCTTGACCAGTACCTCAGAAAGCTCAATAAGAGAATCTATGTTCGTGAGGCATCATTGGAATCCACCCTTCTTTCCATGCAAAAGAATACGGTTCATGGTGGCATAATTATCCGCCCCAGAAATAACGGACTGAATGTATTGGAACATGGATATACCAACACTCATCAAAAATTATGTACAATTACTGTTGCTGACCGTGAATATATTCTGGCTGCTTCTGTATTTCCAAATTATGACTCATTAAAAGAATTTGCCTTTCCAAAAATCCCGGATCATTCATTTCTTTATGAAATTCAGGAACAGTTTATTCTCAATCATCAGATAAATCCGTTGCTCATTGAAAGGATTGAACCTGAATGTAAAACCGAACTTGAGATAGTGCAACAGATAATACAGGAAAAGATTGATTTCGGGCCCTGCTCAGCATCGCTGGCATCTGAATATGATCTTTTTGGACCAGTAATTGGAAGTGAACGGATTGATCTTATCGTTAAGCAGGATGATGCACAATCAGAACAAATTAACGCGTTACAGGAGATACTATCATCTGAAGAATGGAGAAGTGAAAGTGGGCATTTACAGGGATATAATCTGAAAAGAAGCGGGCAAATATGTTGTCTGAAAGAGCACTGA
- a CDS encoding 4Fe-4S binding protein yields the protein MRKIPLYEKGGIINELGGDYCTVRLRIPAGLITVDQMEGVVKIARKFNTQVHLTTRQTIELVHVLPASLGLLATDLEANGTPVGAEKAEIVNITACPGTDRCRFAMIDSISLAKTLDEKFFGKEMPVKFRIAVSSCPNSCVSERLNEIGITGVVRPYRVPGTCTGCGTCVQYCKEKAISIKNGQIQMNDDLCVHCGMCIQSCPFHIIKAEPAAYHITIGGRRGRHPRVGYHIVTVKNPETVVNVIERVVKWVYRKAWSDSLLPDQLEILDFESFKKELVGELNEDEVITGY from the coding sequence ATGCGAAAAATTCCCCTCTATGAGAAAGGCGGCATTATCAATGAACTCGGAGGAGATTACTGTACTGTCAGACTCCGAATCCCTGCTGGTCTGATAACGGTCGACCAGATGGAGGGTGTTGTAAAGATTGCCAGGAAATTCAATACCCAGGTGCATCTGACCACCAGACAGACGATCGAACTGGTCCATGTTCTCCCCGCTTCCCTTGGCCTCCTTGCTACAGATCTTGAAGCAAACGGGACTCCTGTCGGGGCTGAAAAAGCGGAGATAGTCAATATTACTGCCTGTCCTGGGACAGACAGGTGCCGGTTTGCCATGATCGACTCAATATCTCTTGCCAAAACTCTTGATGAGAAATTTTTCGGAAAGGAGATGCCGGTAAAGTTTCGAATAGCCGTCTCTTCCTGTCCGAATTCCTGTGTGAGTGAGCGCCTGAATGAGATTGGAATCACCGGAGTCGTCAGGCCATACCGGGTTCCGGGAACCTGTACCGGGTGTGGAACATGCGTTCAGTACTGTAAAGAGAAGGCAATTTCCATTAAAAACGGACAGATACAGATGAACGACGACCTTTGTGTTCACTGTGGGATGTGTATCCAGTCATGCCCGTTCCATATCATCAAGGCTGAACCGGCTGCATATCATATCACCATTGGTGGCAGGCGTGGCCGGCATCCCCGTGTCGGGTATCATATTGTTACGGTTAAAAATCCGGAAACGGTAGTCAACGTCATTGAACGTGTGGTAAAGTGGGTCTATCGAAAAGCCTGGAGTGATTCCCTTCTTCCGGATCAATTAGAGATTCTAGACTTTGAATCTTTTAAAAAAGAGCTGGTTGGAGAACTTAATGAAGATGAGGTAATCACCGGGTACTGA
- the glp gene encoding molybdopterin molybdotransferase MoeA — MNSTLGKITSSHPHGPDTVLSDTVHGHDTGSGLGKGNKSRTFLSEKAEPFFDVVTIDEAVRTVRSIAKQTGTETIMIDEAEGRVLAESIITQENIPGFDRSWKDGYAVIAQDTYPATENSPVILSLCGSIAMGKSKKGQIQSGECMYIPTGGQMPDGADAVVMIEYAEQVGDRVLIRQPVVVRENVIAKDEDFHAGTVIYPVASTLRPQDIGVLAAIGKTRISVRKNPRIAIISTGVELVPAEAIPRTGEVREVNSHLISVFLRKQGAIPVRYGIIRDNLDELKSTIETASSECDAVIVSGGSSKDRNDITFRAIASLGKVFVHGISIAPGKPTIIGQCGDVPVIGLPGHPVSTFMVMTLVAVHLIQAMKGAPCQHIYKKTIKMATDLKSEGGREQYIRVRIENDEATPVLGKSGLLNTLLHSDGIIHIPTGKEGLVKGEEVEVRLW; from the coding sequence ATGAACAGTACACTCGGGAAGATCACCTCCAGTCACCCCCATGGACCGGATACCGTATTGTCAGATACGGTACATGGACATGATACTGGCTCAGGACTTGGGAAAGGGAATAAATCGAGAACCTTTCTTTCAGAAAAGGCAGAACCTTTTTTTGATGTTGTTACAATTGACGAAGCAGTCAGAACTGTAAGAAGCATTGCAAAACAGACCGGAACGGAGACGATTATGATTGATGAAGCTGAAGGTCGGGTTTTAGCCGAATCAATCATCACACAGGAGAATATTCCGGGATTTGACAGATCCTGGAAAGATGGATATGCTGTGATTGCACAGGACACATATCCAGCGACAGAAAATTCTCCGGTCATCCTTTCTCTTTGTGGTTCAATTGCTATGGGAAAGTCAAAGAAGGGGCAGATTCAGTCAGGGGAATGTATGTATATTCCCACTGGTGGTCAGATGCCGGATGGTGCTGATGCAGTCGTTATGATTGAATATGCAGAGCAGGTTGGTGATAGGGTCCTCATTCGCCAACCGGTTGTTGTCCGGGAGAACGTAATTGCAAAAGATGAAGATTTTCATGCAGGAACCGTTATTTACCCGGTCGCTTCGACACTCAGGCCACAGGATATCGGAGTTCTCGCTGCAATTGGGAAAACGCGGATTTCCGTCCGAAAAAATCCCCGAATCGCCATTATATCAACCGGGGTCGAACTGGTTCCTGCAGAGGCGATACCACGGACAGGTGAAGTTCGTGAGGTGAATTCGCACCTGATATCTGTTTTCCTACGAAAACAGGGAGCAATCCCGGTCAGGTACGGAATCATCAGAGATAATCTTGATGAATTAAAAAGTACGATTGAAACCGCTTCCTCTGAATGCGATGCAGTCATCGTGAGCGGAGGCAGCTCCAAAGATCGGAATGATATCACCTTCAGGGCGATTGCATCACTTGGTAAAGTATTTGTGCATGGAATTTCCATTGCTCCTGGAAAGCCTACCATTATCGGACAATGCGGAGATGTCCCGGTAATCGGTCTTCCAGGTCATCCGGTATCGACATTCATGGTAATGACTTTGGTTGCCGTTCATCTGATCCAGGCCATGAAAGGAGCACCTTGTCAGCATATTTACAAAAAGACTATAAAAATGGCGACGGACCTCAAGTCAGAAGGAGGCCGTGAGCAGTATATCCGGGTACGTATTGAAAACGATGAAGCTACACCGGTTCTTGGAAAATCAGGACTGTTAAATACTCTCCTCCATAGTGATGGAATTATCCATATTCCGACAGGAAAGGAAGGCCTTGTAAAGGGTGAAGAGGTAGAGGTGAGGCTCTGGTGA
- a CDS encoding ABC-ATPase domain-containing protein — MYLKPAMETWTSHLPEIFQSLVSPDYFIPDTYRLGTDAYLVPSPDRQDLLFSFPVVFRMPIIEEISLPLSASAGAVQVIIEHCKHSSQKDRTLGILSGVGTGNMSRYSVNIEPCTVASSVSALASHLWRPDDENVLCSQGIQLSIRGALPYLPLSSNNIAHVQSDIGSYLAALADCINKVPVRSIQRGWETVLDQQHLRSELTRMGLVCFIGDGTRPARLFTRHRSWHRVAGPKDGVHIPFYCPAELSPVEVLLAGSNKTVSGLGIKRGEIFAITGSNAEGKSTLLNAIQAGVDDHAAGDGREVLVTVPGGLSPDATGIELKGADLRPFFGSIPPGMSGTPDSVWGQGSGSASMAVRIADGLRREAPYIVIDEDRAAQNLMVPCYMSHSKIRSLAFLLAEDRAVFGDTSFIIAGSGMELLIAQADRILRLCQHQPYALSILKYREGLYEHYKKMAGMVPKKSGEGDVSK, encoded by the coding sequence ATGTACCTGAAACCTGCGATGGAAACCTGGACTTCTCATCTCCCTGAAATCTTTCAATCCCTTGTATCACCAGATTATTTCATACCAGATACCTACCGGCTCGGGACGGACGCCTATCTGGTCCCTTCTCCTGACCGCCAGGATCTCCTCTTTTCATTCCCGGTGGTATTCAGAATGCCCATCATTGAAGAGATATCCCTTCCGCTCTCTGCATCAGCTGGGGCTGTACAAGTCATCATTGAGCACTGTAAACATTCTTCACAAAAAGACAGGACACTTGGCATCCTTTCTGGTGTCGGAACCGGGAATATGAGTCGGTACTCGGTGAACATCGAGCCCTGCACGGTTGCTTCATCTGTATCAGCACTTGCATCCCATCTCTGGAGACCGGATGATGAGAATGTTCTGTGTTCTCAGGGGATTCAGCTGAGTATTCGGGGTGCCCTCCCGTACCTGCCACTTTCTTCGAACAACATTGCTCATGTACAATCAGATATTGGTTCATATCTCGCTGCTCTTGCTGATTGTATAAACAAAGTTCCTGTAAGATCCATACAGCGGGGGTGGGAGACGGTTCTTGATCAGCAGCATCTTCGTTCAGAACTCACCCGGATGGGCCTGGTCTGTTTTATCGGTGATGGAACCCGCCCTGCAAGGCTATTTACTCGTCACCGGAGCTGGCACCGGGTAGCAGGGCCAAAAGACGGTGTTCATATCCCGTTTTATTGCCCGGCTGAACTTTCTCCGGTTGAAGTACTGCTTGCAGGATCAAACAAGACAGTTTCCGGTCTTGGAATAAAACGAGGTGAGATATTCGCAATAACCGGCTCGAATGCAGAGGGAAAATCCACCTTACTCAACGCCATTCAGGCAGGTGTGGATGATCATGCTGCTGGTGACGGGAGAGAAGTGCTGGTCACCGTTCCTGGCGGTCTTTCTCCGGATGCTACCGGTATTGAACTGAAAGGTGCAGATCTTCGTCCATTTTTCGGGAGTATTCCGCCGGGGATGTCGGGAACTCCCGATTCTGTATGGGGACAGGGAAGTGGCTCGGCATCTATGGCCGTTCGTATCGCTGATGGACTCAGACGTGAAGCACCTTACATTGTTATCGATGAGGATCGTGCTGCACAGAACCTGATGGTTCCCTGTTACATGAGCCATTCCAAAATCCGGTCGCTTGCGTTCCTGCTTGCAGAAGATAGAGCCGTATTTGGTGATACATCGTTTATTATTGCAGGATCAGGCATGGAACTCTTAATAGCTCAGGCAGACCGGATACTCAGACTTTGTCAGCACCAGCCATATGCTCTCTCTATTCTGAAATATCGGGAAGGACTTTATGAGCATTATAAAAAAATGGCAGGAATGGTTCCGAAAAAATCAGGTGAAGGTGATGTTAGCAAATAA
- a CDS encoding beta-propeller domain-containing protein, whose translation MIPQAPMRSLFLAVILIAVCAGLFQVSGTDASAPGMLEITTDEDLKEYMKNVTSEYRYGYSNGMYYDMAMAVPEMVLAPAPMAAKEMGAPATTSAGSDKGASDFSTTNIQVAGVDEADFVKNDGKYIYIKSGDTLTIVDAFPPQQGKIVTELPVKGSVSELFLAGDRLVVFTDTNDEHWYTPKGSAVPIPDYSRKTQAVIYDISDRKSPKEVRTISAPGTYYNARMIGDYVYVLTKETPDYHNPRMPIIYDGTEPIEISSIWCPPSLMNEYQMHTLTSFPVTGSGQPKAESFLLGYSNTLYVSPQNVYVAYEKQRPWYGWYLTDEKSAESKEPEQESVIHRFAIKDGDIAYKATGTVPGYLLNQFSLDENRGNLRVATTVSDFASDARQYSNVYVFDPSLKIIGRLEHLAPDERIYSARFMGDLLYLVTFKQTDPLFVIDLSNPYQPGLLGELKIPGYSDYLHPYDETHLIGIGKDTMENEWGGIVPTGVKIALFDVSNVNNPRLVESIVIGEKGSDSAVLSDHRAFLLDKEKNIMAIPIREVVHIPVQGSTYEGSHTEETWQGTYVFGINPDTGFTEKGRVKQGTGSSDDEWWYGSTVLRSLFMDDVLYTISRDRIVGSDLKDLTKRLMDIGIKHDDRPFRYY comes from the coding sequence ATGATACCACAGGCACCAATGCGATCCCTGTTTCTTGCCGTGATCCTGATAGCGGTATGTGCAGGGCTTTTCCAGGTATCCGGCACCGATGCATCTGCACCTGGAATGCTGGAGATAACCACCGATGAGGATTTAAAAGAGTATATGAAGAATGTCACCTCTGAATACCGGTATGGCTATTCAAACGGGATGTATTATGATATGGCCATGGCAGTCCCAGAGATGGTATTGGCACCTGCTCCCATGGCTGCAAAGGAGATGGGAGCACCTGCCACGACCTCTGCAGGTTCAGACAAAGGAGCAAGTGACTTTTCCACGACCAACATTCAGGTTGCCGGAGTTGATGAAGCGGATTTTGTAAAAAATGATGGAAAATATATCTACATCAAGAGTGGAGATACCCTTACCATCGTCGATGCCTTCCCCCCGCAGCAGGGGAAGATCGTGACTGAACTGCCGGTAAAAGGGTCAGTATCAGAGCTTTTCCTTGCAGGGGACCGTCTTGTCGTCTTTACTGACACGAATGACGAGCATTGGTACACCCCGAAGGGATCGGCGGTTCCAATCCCTGATTATTCGAGAAAGACACAGGCCGTGATATATGACATCTCCGACCGGAAGAGCCCGAAGGAAGTCAGGACAATCTCTGCCCCTGGAACATATTATAATGCCCGGATGATCGGCGATTATGTCTATGTTCTGACCAAAGAGACTCCTGATTACCATAATCCCCGGATGCCCATCATCTATGACGGTACAGAACCAATTGAGATATCATCGATCTGGTGTCCCCCATCTCTGATGAATGAGTACCAGATGCATACGTTGACCTCATTTCCGGTGACCGGGTCAGGGCAGCCCAAGGCTGAGTCATTCCTTCTGGGATATTCAAATACACTCTATGTATCGCCGCAGAATGTGTATGTTGCCTATGAAAAACAGCGACCCTGGTACGGGTGGTACCTAACTGATGAAAAATCAGCAGAATCAAAAGAACCAGAGCAGGAGTCGGTCATTCACCGGTTTGCGATTAAAGATGGTGACATCGCATACAAAGCAACGGGAACTGTACCTGGATACCTCTTAAATCAGTTCTCCCTGGATGAAAACCGTGGAAATCTCCGGGTTGCAACAACTGTATCTGACTTTGCATCTGATGCCAGACAGTATAGTAATGTCTATGTCTTTGACCCTTCGCTGAAGATCATCGGTCGGCTCGAACATCTAGCTCCTGATGAAAGGATCTACTCTGCACGGTTTATGGGAGACCTGCTCTATCTGGTTACGTTCAAGCAGACCGATCCACTCTTCGTGATTGATCTCTCCAATCCCTATCAGCCCGGCCTCCTTGGAGAACTGAAAATCCCCGGATATTCAGATTATCTCCATCCCTATGACGAGACTCACCTGATTGGCATCGGAAAAGACACCATGGAGAATGAATGGGGCGGAATTGTCCCGACCGGGGTGAAGATAGCCCTCTTTGATGTGAGTAATGTGAATAATCCACGACTTGTTGAGAGTATTGTCATCGGAGAGAAGGGATCTGACTCTGCCGTCCTTTCAGACCACCGGGCGTTCCTGCTTGATAAGGAGAAGAATATCATGGCAATTCCGATCAGGGAGGTTGTTCACATACCGGTCCAGGGTAGCACGTATGAAGGATCCCATACCGAGGAGACCTGGCAGGGGACATATGTATTTGGTATTAACCCGGATACCGGATTTACTGAAAAAGGGCGGGTTAAACAGGGAACCGGTTCGTCAGATGATGAATGGTGGTATGGGTCAACGGTGCTCCGGTCACTCTTTATGGATGATGTCCTGTATACGATATCCCGTGACCGTATCGTCGGGTCGGATCTGAAGGACCTGACAAAGCGCCTCATGGACATCGGAATCAAACATGATGATCGACCGTTCAGATATTATTAG
- a CDS encoding molybdopterin molybdotransferase MoeA, whose protein sequence is MQNKKHIYLSGTFNQTQNTTQNSSFDTVPICSASIEDAVNLIRQIAPDTQIETRYIDEADGYTLGAPVFCRYDIPGFDRSTKDGFAVRAEDTKDATPENPIRLTFSGSIKNGYSPSHILTKGSCMGITTGGALPNGSDAVVMLEYACFKETYVEIYCPVVPGDNVIRKDEDAKAGEIIFPEGKILRPQDIGVLAGFGICTVQVRAMPVIGILSTGPELVPADGRPKRGEVRETNSYLISALCRKLGALPKRYGIAWEGMADLSNMLCTAVSECDAIIISGGSAHDERDRTAEVISHYGSILLSGMSISPRKKMVIGAIRGKPIIGLPGHPASVYLLLLLVVSNLIQAMKGSVTQGLLKEHAIAGDDMKAHPDREYHIPVRIDNGYVFSLSRKAGLVSLLTHCDGIVHIPQGSRGVKKGEQVEVMDLTMIRSPFHIHPHDQYDAKLY, encoded by the coding sequence ATGCAGAATAAAAAACACATTTATTTATCAGGTACTTTTAATCAGACTCAAAATACTACGCAGAACAGTTCTTTTGACACTGTACCAATATGTTCAGCTTCAATTGAGGATGCTGTCAACCTGATACGACAAATTGCTCCGGATACGCAAATCGAAACCAGATATATTGATGAAGCCGATGGCTATACCCTGGGAGCTCCGGTTTTTTGCAGATATGATATTCCGGGTTTTGATCGCTCAACAAAAGACGGCTTTGCAGTCCGGGCTGAAGATACTAAAGATGCCACACCAGAAAACCCGATCCGGTTAACCTTTTCAGGATCGATAAAGAACGGCTATTCACCTTCTCATATCCTCACGAAAGGGTCCTGTATGGGCATTACAACCGGGGGAGCATTACCAAATGGTTCAGATGCTGTTGTAATGTTGGAGTATGCTTGTTTTAAAGAAACATACGTGGAGATTTACTGCCCGGTGGTTCCGGGAGATAATGTCATCAGAAAGGATGAAGATGCGAAAGCAGGAGAAATTATCTTCCCTGAAGGAAAGATACTACGTCCCCAGGATATCGGAGTTCTTGCAGGATTTGGAATCTGTACTGTACAGGTCAGGGCCATGCCGGTTATTGGAATCCTTTCAACCGGGCCAGAACTTGTCCCTGCAGATGGGAGGCCTAAGAGAGGGGAAGTCAGAGAGACCAATTCATACCTTATTTCAGCATTGTGCAGAAAACTCGGAGCTCTGCCCAAACGGTATGGTATTGCCTGGGAGGGGATGGCTGATCTATCTAACATGCTTTGCACGGCTGTTTCAGAATGTGATGCAATCATTATCAGCGGGGGAAGCGCCCATGATGAGCGTGATCGTACGGCTGAAGTAATCTCACATTATGGATCTATCCTCTTGTCAGGTATGTCCATTTCTCCGAGGAAAAAGATGGTAATTGGAGCAATTCGAGGTAAACCGATTATTGGTCTGCCGGGTCACCCGGCATCAGTGTATTTGTTGTTATTGCTTGTGGTTTCAAATCTCATCCAGGCAATGAAAGGTTCTGTGACACAAGGCCTTTTAAAAGAACACGCAATCGCAGGAGATGACATGAAAGCTCATCCCGATCGTGAGTATCACATCCCAGTACGGATTGACAATGGCTATGTCTTTTCATTAAGCCGGAAAGCAGGTCTTGTCAGTCTACTTACCCATTGCGACGGAATTGTCCACATCCCTCAGGGAAGCAGAGGAGTTAAAAAGGGTGAACAGGTGGAAGTCATGGATCTTACCATGATTCGATCACCTTTTCATATACATCCACATGATCAGTACGATGCAAAATTATATTAA
- a CDS encoding SagB/ThcOx family dehydrogenase, which translates to MGIGVDFIRKTRYTCPITTDQMRGIPSPPLEDDFEGTVIALPDPDAGLLVNLDLSVAIEARESIRTYQDTPLSIEDLSYLLWCTQGVKWIMEDCTFRTVPSAGARHAIDTYLYARDVHGLKSGLYRFLALEHSLGAISEEQQIPEIVYKGGLNQDCIQKASVCFIWVANSYRMTWRYGERGFRDIFLEGGHICQNLYLSSQVVGCGVCAIGAFNDDEINHLIGIDGEKKFAVYMAAVGKIPHAKEMTKNQGI; encoded by the coding sequence ATGGGAATTGGAGTAGATTTCATACGAAAAACACGATATACCTGCCCAATTACGACTGATCAGATGAGAGGGATTCCATCTCCTCCATTAGAAGATGATTTTGAGGGTACGGTGATCGCTCTTCCAGATCCGGATGCGGGACTTCTGGTAAATCTTGATCTATCTGTTGCGATAGAAGCCAGAGAGAGTATTCGAACATATCAGGACACCCCTCTTTCTATCGAAGACCTATCGTACCTGCTCTGGTGTACACAGGGCGTAAAATGGATAATGGAAGATTGTACCTTCAGAACCGTTCCATCAGCCGGGGCACGTCATGCAATTGATACCTACCTGTATGCAAGAGATGTACATGGCCTTAAATCAGGCCTGTACCGGTTTTTGGCCCTGGAACATAGTCTTGGGGCTATATCTGAAGAGCAGCAGATACCAGAGATTGTCTATAAGGGAGGGTTAAACCAGGACTGCATTCAAAAAGCCTCAGTTTGTTTTATCTGGGTTGCCAATTCATACCGAATGACCTGGCGATATGGTGAACGAGGATTCCGTGATATTTTCCTTGAAGGAGGCCATATATGTCAGAACCTCTATTTATCTTCTCAGGTTGTCGGGTGTGGTGTCTGTGCTATAGGTGCATTCAATGATGATGAAATAAACCACCTAATCGGTATTGATGGAGAAAAAAAGTTTGCAGTATATATGGCAGCAGTCGGAAAAATACCCCATGCGAAGGAGATGACGAAAAATCAGGGTATTTAG